GTAACCGTTACCGAAGAATATCAAACTAATGCAGGAACAGATGCTACACTCACCATATGTCCTAATACAACGGTAACCCAAAGTCAACTTTTATCCCTTTTACAAACAAACGACACCCGTGGTACATGGAATCCCAATCCTGAAGGTGCCAACGCTGGAGTTTACACCTATACTATCCCAGGAAATATATGCAATGGTGAGACATCTTCAACAGTTACAGTTGTGATTTCTGATCTTGATTCTGATGGAGATACCGTATTGGACTGTAATGAAATAATTGATGGAACCGACCCTTTTGATGATTGTGATTCTATTGGCGGAATACCACTGTCTACTAGCGATTGTGATAATGACAATCTAACGGAGGAAGAAGAATATTTATTAGGTACCGACCCTACTAATCCTGATACAGATGGTGACGGCGTTACAGACGGACAAGAAGTATCTGATAATACCGATCCATTAGACAGTTGCGATTTTGTCATTGAAAGTCAAACCCTTGTACCGTCTAGATTATGGAATATGGAGGATTGCGATATGGACAATCTTACAAATGCACAGGAAATAGATAGGGGTACTGATCCCACCAACCCAGATACAGATGGCGATACTATAAATGATGGTCAAGAAGTAAAAGACAACACTGACCCCCTTGACCCATGCGATTCAATTGGCGGTACACCTCCAAATAATATTTCGTGTGAATTATTCGTTGAATTAGATATTGTAAGACCCGGAGATATTTTAAATGGCGCATTTAAAATTATAAACATTGACCGTTTTCCGGACAATCACGTTGAAATATTTAACCGTTGGGGAATTCTAGTTTGGGAGAGTTCTGTTTACGATAATCAGAATAATGCATTTGATGGATTATCTAGAGGAAGAATTACCATAATGGAAAATCAAAAATTGCCTGCTGGTGTTTATTTCTATAAAATAAAATATGTATCCAAAGGAGAAGACAAGATGAAAGAAGGATACTTATATGTGATACGCTAAACATGAAAAAAACAATTCTTACAGCTCTGTTTCTACTTGTAGCGATGCTCAATTGCTTTAGCCAGCAAGATGCGCAATTCACGCAGTATATGTACAACACCTTAACAGTAAATCCCGCATATGCTGGCTCTAGGGATGTTCTGGGTGTTTCGTTATTACACAGGTCGCAATGGGTGGGTTTAGATGGCGCCCCTAGCACCCAAACTTTTAATATTCAAGGCCCATATAATGACAAAGTTGGACTAGGGTTTTCTATCGTTCACGATGAGATTGGCAACAACACCAACCAAAACACCAATTTTAATCTTGCTTTTTCATATAGCCTACCCACTTCTGAAAAATATCAACTTTCATTTGGTATCACGGCAGGCGGACACCTATTGAACGTAGATTTTAATAAACTGAGAAACTATAGCGCAAGTCTAGCTCCGTCCGTAGAAGATGAGCTATACAAGAAATTTTCCCCGAACATAGGCGCTGGAGTCTATTTTCATTCTAATAAATTTTATGTAGGGCTATCGGTTCCCGACTTTTTAGAGACAGAGCACTTTCAAAGTCCAGATAATAATAACTCGGTCATAGCTTCTGAGCGTATGAACTTTTATCTAATTTCCGGATATGTTTTTGACCTCAATTCTTCTTTAAAATTTAAACCTGCCTACCTTGTAAAGGCTGTTGCTGGTGCCCCACTTCAGGTTGACCTTTCCGCCAACTTTCTCCTAAGTGAAAAATTTACTTTAGGTGCTGCTTATCGCTTAGATGCGGCAGTAAGTGCTCTCTTTGGATTTCAAATGGGCAAACAGTTTATGCTAGGCCTTGCCTATGACAGAGAAACATCTTCCTTAGGTGGCACACAGTTTAATGATGGTTCTTTTGAAATATTCCTTAGGTATGAATTCATAAAGAATTCTAAAATTGACCTAACCCCAAGATTCTTTTAGATATGAGTATAAAATCAACATATCTACTTATTCTAATCCTTGTGACCGCAGGGAGTTCTAGCTGTTTCGCTCAACGAGACAAGAAAGCGGCCGATGCCGATAACTTTGACCACTATGCATATATGCAAGAAATAGAATCCTACTCCTCTTTGCTGAAAAAAGGATATGACCAGGTCACCATTCACAAAAAATTAGGGAACGCAAATTACCATAGTGCTAATTACGATGTAGCTACATTTTGGTATGGAAAACTTTTAAAAAATAAAGAAGTGGCTGTATCCCCAGATTATCTATATCGCTATGCGCTAGCCCTTAAGAGCGTTAAAAGATACGATGAGTCTGATGAATGGATGGGGAAATTTCAACGTATTAAGAACAATGACACTCGTGCAAACCTCTTTGCAAATAACACCAATTATTTAAAGGACATACAGATACCTAAGGAGCAATATACTATAGAAAATTTGGCTACTCTCAATTCAAAAGAGTCAGATTTTGCGCCTTCATATTTTCAAGAAAATCTTGTTTTCACTACCGCTAGGGACCTTGAAGTTCAGAAATACAACACATTATTATACACAAACTTATATCAGTCAAAAGTTTCAGAAGAAGGCAAAATAAGTGAGCTTTCAGGTCTTTCAGAAATACTGAACACAAAGGCAAATGAGTCCTCCACAACCTTTTCTAAAGATGGCGAAACCGTATATTTTACTAGAAATAATTTTTCCAAAAAATCATTTAAACGGGATAAAAAAGGAATCAGCAGACTTAAAATTTATAGAGCTTTTAGAAATGGAGACTCATGGTCAGAACCAGAAGACCTCCCCTTTAACAGTACAGATTACTCCGTTGCCCACCCCTCTTTAAGTAGTGATGGTACTAAACTCTACTTTGCATCAGATATGCCCGGTGGTATGGGAGCATCAGATATTTATGTGGTAAACGTTATATCAAACGGTAGTTTTGGAGACCCCATAAATCTTGGGCCTCAAATTAATACAGAAGGAAAGGAAACTTTCCCCTTTATTGCTGATTCAGACATTTTATATTTTGCCTCAAATGGTCACCCAGGTCTTGGGGGGCTCGATATTTTTAAAGTCGATTTAAACAAAGAAAATAAAGCTACAAATTTGGGTAGCCCAATAAATAGCCCTGAAGATGACTTTTCTTTGGTAATGGATTTATCCGAAGAGAATGGTTATTTTGCCTCAAACCGAAAAGGTGGTATTGGTAATGATGACATATTTAGGTTAAAACGAAGTGATACGGATTGTTTTACTTTTATAGAAGGTAGGGCCGTAGACAAAGATTCTGATATGCCTTTGGCCGAAACACAAATTGAAGTTTTTGACTACGAAGGTGAAAAAATAGGAGAAACTATAACAGCTTCGGATGGTTCTTATACCGTGCGCATACCGTGTCAAGAAAAGCAGTACCAACTATCTGGCAGCAAAGATGGTTATGAAGTAGGTAGCCTTTATATGCTGACCAGTAGCGACAAAAAACAAATTAAAGATACCCGTTTAGAATTGGAACAATCTGCCAAGGTTGCGGATGTAGGTTCAGATTTGGTAAAAGTTTTAAAGCTTACCCCTATTTACTTTGACCTAAACAGTTCTTATTTACGAAAAGATGCCTATGCCGAGTTAAACAAGGTTGTGGATTATATGAGTAAAAGGCCTGATATAAAAATTGCCGTAGGTTCTCATACCGACAGCCGTGAAGGAGACGATTACAACTTGTGGCTATCCAAGCGCAGAGCTATGAGAACTGTTCAATATATAACTTCAAAAGGCATTGACCCATCACGCATTTCAGGTACGGGTTACGGTGAAACCCAATTATTAAACAAATGTGCAAACGGTATTAGATGTCCAGAAAGAGAACATCAACTAAACAGACGTTCTGAATTCATTGTCATGGAAAAATAACTATTTTCTTGTTCAAGAAATAGCTCAATTTCCCTTAAAATTCTTTAAGTAACCTTATTTTTGCACAAAGGAAAATTCACCTATGCAGAAAAATTTCAGACAGGTTGCAAAAGTAGCTTTGGTTCTTGTATATCTCGTTATTATTGCCGGTGCAGTGGTTCGAGGAACAGGCAGTGGTATGGGGTGTCCTGATTGGCCTAAATGTTTTGGTCACTATATCCCCCCTACTGAAATTTCAGAACTACAGTGGAAACCTGACACCGATATTAAAAAGGGACAAATTATAATTGTAGATGAGACCCTTCAAGTGGCAAGTGAAGCTTTTAAAACCAGTTCTACTTTTGATAAAACTAAATGGCAAACCTATACTAAACATGACTATGCCCAATTTAACGCCGCCCATACTTGGATAGAGTACATTAACCGTCTGTTTGGTGCGTTAGCCGGTTTAGCAACGTTTGTATTGGCTATCATGTCCATTCGTCTCTTTAAAACAAATAAGAACATTACCATTCTGTCTTGGCTGGTAGTTTTTGGTATGGGCTTCCAGGCTTGGTTGGGCGCAACTGTAGTTTATTCGCTCTTGGAGCCTGTTAAAATTACCGTACATATGGTAATGGCTCTGGTTATAGTAGCCTTTTTACTCTATATTATTTATATGACCAAAGCATCTGGCGATAAACCAAAAACCTACAAAGACATTATTCCGCTTTTATCTTTCGTGCTTTTCATGACCTTAATTCAAGTAGTCTTGGGCACACAAGTAAGACAGTTTGTAGACGAACGCATGGATATTTTTGGAGATGCTGCCAAAAGCCAATGGTTGGCGAATGCTGATTGGCATTTTTACGTTCACCGGTCCCTTTCAATAGTAATAGTATTGTTGAATGTTTTTCTAGCACAACGCATTTATAAGTACAAGCTTAATTTTCCTAAAATTAATTGGGTATTATTATTCTTATTTATAGAAGCAATGTCAGGCATTGCTATGTATTACTTCCATTTTCCGTTCGCTTCGCAACCTATACATCTGGTATTGGCCAGCTTACTTTTTGGGGTTCAGTTTTATTTACTTTTAGAAGCTATAAGTGCTAAAAAAAGCTATAAATCTTTGTAACTTTGTCCACCCTTAAAAATTGCGGTTATGATTTACAAAATACGTATCATCTTAGATGCCAAAGAAGATATCTTTAGAGACCTTGAGATAGAAGCGAGCACTTCCATGGAAGAGTTTCATAATTCTATTGCACAGTCTTTTGGGTTTTTAGGCAATGAAATGGCCTCTTTTTACACTTGTGATGAGGAGTGGAACCAAGATGAAGAAATCGCCCTTTTTGATATGAGCGATAACGGTTCGGACGTGAGATTGATGAACGAAACCTTTTTAGAGGATGTCATGACCGAAGATGCCCCTAAGCTTATCTATGTTTATGATTTTCTAAGCATGTGGACATTCTACGTAGAGCTTGCAGATATTGTTGAACCGGAATCTGGTGTTGCATACCCTAATTTATTATTCAGTTTTGGAGAGCTTCCCGAAACACCACCAGAAAAGAATTTTGAGTCAAAACCAAAATTTGATTTTGACGATACCTTTGATAATTATGATGACCTTGATTTTGATGAAAACTGGAATTAAATCCATTACTTTTCAACTTCATAAAATACATCAATACAATTCTATTTAGCCTTTTGATTATAGGCAATCTGGATTAAATCAAGAATTAAAACAGCTATTAAACTATGATTAACCTATACCCTACCCAAATTGAAACAATTTCCCTACACCGTGTGGGTAATAAAAATAAAAGCGAAGGCATCTTCCTTTCTGAAGAACCTTTTTCTTTGAACGATGAGACCACTGGTCTTTTGAAAGAATATTTTTTCAAACCTTTTCGTGAAAAGGAAGAGAATTACTTTAACCTAGTAAATGACGTAGATGTTGAGTTTAATGAGCTTCACAAAATAGTTTCAGACATTTTTGCTGACCCTGAAAGTATGCACCTCAACTCAAAAAAAATAGCGCAACACCTTTTTGAGCAGTCTAACCACCCGCATATAAAAAGTGGTGAGGTATATGTGGCTTACCTTACTAACGTAATGCTAGATAACGTTAAGACCGAAGCCGTGGGTATCTTTAAGAGTGAGCTTAAGCACGACTTTCTTCAGTTTGAAGAAAAAGGAAGCAACCTAGATATTGTAATCCAACAGGGTATAAACATCAATAAATTAGATAAAGGCTGTCTTATTTTTAATGTGAATAAAGAGGAAGGATATAAAATTCTTTCAGTAGACAGTAACCGTTACGATACTAAATATTGGTTGGAAAACTTCTTGGATGTAGAGGCACTAGCAGATGAAAATTTCTACACTAAAAACTATTTAAAGTTCTGTCAGAATTTTGCAAAAGACGTGGTTTTACCGGCAGAGGACAAGCAACAAGAGGTGCTTTTTATGAACCGTGCCGTGAATCATTTTGCTAAAAATGATGAGTTTGAAGAATCAGGTTTTTTAAACGAGGTAATGGAAAACCCTGAATTAATTCCCGAGTTCAAAAATTACAAAGTAGAAAAAGGTCCTAAATTTAGTATTGAGGATGTTTCAAATTTTGATATTGCCAACAAAGCGGTATCTGATGCTCGTAAGAAAATAAAGAACGTTATAAACCTTGATACCAACATACAGATCAAGTTAGACTTTATAAACCCAGAATCTGCAGAAAAATTCGTGGAAAAAGGCTGGGATGAGGAACGCCAAATGTACTACTATCTAGTATATTTTAATAAAGAGGAAAAAAATTAGTAGTTAGGTCGTGGTGTTGACAAACGGTTTTACTTTTCAGCATCACGACCTCCTTTTATTACTATATTTTAATACGCTGTTCCAATATTTGTTTCATACTCACATCCTCATAATTACGGCGCACAAAATTCAGCGCTAAATCTAATACTTCTCCCATAGTTTCACATTTCCTAAACTGTTGATCCAGGGTAAGTTCATAAATTGCCTCACGCAACAATTCAATATTCTCTTGGGTAGAAATAACATCCTTCTTCACTATACCTCGCAACCGTTTTATACGTGCTCCAGAACTAAGAATTCGTTTGGCCACAATAGACCTTTCTTCTAACTTATATTGGTCTACGGAATCTCGTCTTAATTTTTTTCTAACCAACTCTACCATCTGAAAATTTTCCTTAAAAAACTGAGGCCTATACACCTTCAATTTTCCTTCAAAACACTGTTGGTCAAAATCTATTGCCCGTATGCGGTACACCACGTGATCAAAGTCATGCACGGGTACAATTACATAGTTATAGGACCTCATATCACCTAACAAACGAATCATACAACGTTCATTGAATTTCACGAACTCTTTTGCCAATTGTGACTTCTCGGATTCAGTGCAATTGGGCAGCATATCCTTTATAAAAACATCACCCGGAATTCCCGCAATATGCTCCTCTATTAGAGTATCTTTATACACCAAAAAATTAAGGTTATA
This genomic interval from Zobellia roscoffensis contains the following:
- a CDS encoding nucleoid-associated protein is translated as MINLYPTQIETISLHRVGNKNKSEGIFLSEEPFSLNDETTGLLKEYFFKPFREKEENYFNLVNDVDVEFNELHKIVSDIFADPESMHLNSKKIAQHLFEQSNHPHIKSGEVYVAYLTNVMLDNVKTEAVGIFKSELKHDFLQFEEKGSNLDIVIQQGININKLDKGCLIFNVNKEEGYKILSVDSNRYDTKYWLENFLDVEALADENFYTKNYLKFCQNFAKDVVLPAEDKQQEVLFMNRAVNHFAKNDEFEESGFLNEVMENPELIPEFKNYKVEKGPKFSIEDVSNFDIANKAVSDARKKIKNVINLDTNIQIKLDFINPESAEKFVEKGWDEERQMYYYLVYFNKEEKN
- a CDS encoding IS1096 element passenger TnpR family protein; the protein is MIYKIRIILDAKEDIFRDLEIEASTSMEEFHNSIAQSFGFLGNEMASFYTCDEEWNQDEEIALFDMSDNGSDVRLMNETFLEDVMTEDAPKLIYVYDFLSMWTFYVELADIVEPESGVAYPNLLFSFGELPETPPEKNFESKPKFDFDDTFDNYDDLDFDENWN
- a CDS encoding OmpA family protein, yielding MSIKSTYLLILILVTAGSSSCFAQRDKKAADADNFDHYAYMQEIESYSSLLKKGYDQVTIHKKLGNANYHSANYDVATFWYGKLLKNKEVAVSPDYLYRYALALKSVKRYDESDEWMGKFQRIKNNDTRANLFANNTNYLKDIQIPKEQYTIENLATLNSKESDFAPSYFQENLVFTTARDLEVQKYNTLLYTNLYQSKVSEEGKISELSGLSEILNTKANESSTTFSKDGETVYFTRNNFSKKSFKRDKKGISRLKIYRAFRNGDSWSEPEDLPFNSTDYSVAHPSLSSDGTKLYFASDMPGGMGASDIYVVNVISNGSFGDPINLGPQINTEGKETFPFIADSDILYFASNGHPGLGGLDIFKVDLNKENKATNLGSPINSPEDDFSLVMDLSEENGYFASNRKGGIGNDDIFRLKRSDTDCFTFIEGRAVDKDSDMPLAETQIEVFDYEGEKIGETITASDGSYTVRIPCQEKQYQLSGSKDGYEVGSLYMLTSSDKKQIKDTRLELEQSAKVADVGSDLVKVLKLTPIYFDLNSSYLRKDAYAELNKVVDYMSKRPDIKIAVGSHTDSREGDDYNLWLSKRRAMRTVQYITSKGIDPSRISGTGYGETQLLNKCANGIRCPEREHQLNRRSEFIVMEK
- a CDS encoding gliding motility-associated C-terminal domain-containing protein, translated to MTATSPCTTDDTSQVVVTEQPLPNAGTDGALTICEGTTVTETQLFAELDGTPDSGGTWSPAMAGAGTYTYTVRATSPCTGDVTSEVLVTEQPLPNAGTDGSLTICEGTTVTEIQLFAELGGTPNSGGTWSPAMASAGTYNYTISSSVCENATSIVTVTEEYQTNAGTDATLTICPNTTVTQSQLLSLLQTNDTRGTWNPNPEGANAGVYTYTIPGNICNGETSSTVTVVISDLDSDGDTVLDCNEIIDGTDPFDDCDSIGGIPLSTSDCDNDNLTEEEEYLLGTDPTNPDTDGDGVTDGQEVSDNTDPLDSCDFVIESQTLVPSRLWNMEDCDMDNLTNAQEIDRGTDPTNPDTDGDTINDGQEVKDNTDPLDPCDSIGGTPPNNISCELFVELDIVRPGDILNGAFKIINIDRFPDNHVEIFNRWGILVWESSVYDNQNNAFDGLSRGRITIMENQKLPAGVYFYKIKYVSKGEDKMKEGYLYVIR
- a CDS encoding PorP/SprF family type IX secretion system membrane protein, which produces MKKTILTALFLLVAMLNCFSQQDAQFTQYMYNTLTVNPAYAGSRDVLGVSLLHRSQWVGLDGAPSTQTFNIQGPYNDKVGLGFSIVHDEIGNNTNQNTNFNLAFSYSLPTSEKYQLSFGITAGGHLLNVDFNKLRNYSASLAPSVEDELYKKFSPNIGAGVYFHSNKFYVGLSVPDFLETEHFQSPDNNNSVIASERMNFYLISGYVFDLNSSLKFKPAYLVKAVAGAPLQVDLSANFLLSEKFTLGAAYRLDAAVSALFGFQMGKQFMLGLAYDRETSSLGGTQFNDGSFEIFLRYEFIKNSKIDLTPRFF
- a CDS encoding COX15/CtaA family protein yields the protein MQKNFRQVAKVALVLVYLVIIAGAVVRGTGSGMGCPDWPKCFGHYIPPTEISELQWKPDTDIKKGQIIIVDETLQVASEAFKTSSTFDKTKWQTYTKHDYAQFNAAHTWIEYINRLFGALAGLATFVLAIMSIRLFKTNKNITILSWLVVFGMGFQAWLGATVVYSLLEPVKITVHMVMALVIVAFLLYIIYMTKASGDKPKTYKDIIPLLSFVLFMTLIQVVLGTQVRQFVDERMDIFGDAAKSQWLANADWHFYVHRSLSIVIVLLNVFLAQRIYKYKLNFPKINWVLLFLFIEAMSGIAMYYFHFPFASQPIHLVLASLLFGVQFYLLLEAISAKKSYKSL